In the Manis javanica isolate MJ-LG chromosome 14, MJ_LKY, whole genome shotgun sequence genome, one interval contains:
- the SPINK9 gene encoding serine protease inhibitor Kazal-type 9 encodes MKAALVLLFALALTTVFDVECARRQQVDCSQYKKLPPGEETFCYDIYAPICGSDGKTYSNDCYFCCEVKKTDDKLKFVHFGKC; translated from the exons ATGAAAGCAGCCCTTGTCCTGCTTTTTGCTCTGGCACTTACAACCGTCTTCG aTGTAGAATGTGCCAGACGCCAACAG GTTGACTGCAGTCAGTATAAAAAGTTACCGCCAGGAGAAGAGACATTTTGTTATGACATATATGCACCAATTTGTGGATCTGATGGCAAAACTTATAGCAATGATTGCTACTTTTGTTGTGAAGTTAA GAAAACTGATGACAAACTTAAATTTGTACATTTTGGAAAGTGCTGA